A window of Chrysoperla carnea chromosome 3, inChrCarn1.1, whole genome shotgun sequence genomic DNA:
aaaaattattattttttaatcttataggtgattttttaaaacgttatgacataaattatatataacctCAATACCAATACCTCAAAGTAATATGAAACCCTTgtacataaaatttacaattaaaatattttttctttaatttttatagattcaaattataattcagattaatattttatttttcttttacttatattttaaaacgaattaAAATTGACTTATAGTCGCGAATTACGGATTTCATAAACAAACTTTGGGTTGAATTCACCGCCAATTGTGATTTGACGTTTTTGTTCAAAGAATAGATTATGGAGTGTAGAGGTAAAGAAGCACAATATCTGTGTTAAAAAAGTAACCTTCAAGTTACATTAATTTAAGATGGCGCGGGTGTTTCAGAGGACCAAGATATCTATATACGAGCGCCATTATCATCACTTTATTTAATGGTATTTTGTGAAcactttttgagtcaaacagCCATAAGAGATTGTGCTCCTTTATCTCTAAACTCCATGAATAGATTAAACTCATAGACTTATTAAATACATACAGAtaagtgatgtttacaaaaattaaaggaGGCCCGACCACTTCAGTTTTTCTAGAAACATAGCTAAGCACGCTCTCtataaagttttcatcatgaagaaaatttatcacagattctgtttatgcataaaaaacattaccttaccgccgctttccaaaaagaaattgtaaaaaaactttggttttttgacgcttttacgatatttttagaacattctattatatttacgcagacaaattgcctagtttataatatttttggagcattttattacatttacgtcatacaaattgcctatttACAGTTAACTACATAACAGTCGAACTACTTTGAAACTTTCAGCATTTCACATGTAGGAACAGGTTCCTCCAGtcaaattattttgagataCAGTGGGGCGAACTGAAACTCAATAAGCTGGGGTGAAACTCAACAAATTTATCTTGAATTTAGGGATGCGTTCAGTTTTTCCGCAGTATCTCGTTCCCTACTAGTTTTAACGAAAAAAGTAATGAAAGAAAAGTTTCTATaactatttctataaaattttgcgATATATTGCTTATTTAAAGAGTTATTGCatatttttcttcttataaaaaaattaaatgtaggaaacaaatttaaatattgaattaattgattattttacttaattaggAGGTAATAGGTCGGTTGCCTAGAGTCTTACACACCAGTTATGCATCTCCTCAGTGAACAGCTGCAGATATCTTATCCTGGTTACAAGAGTTAAGATTgcaatatatttcatacacgaatatcaattatttttgatattagtGAGTTTTCCAATATATTGAAtccctattaaaaaaaaaaaattagtaaattttcaattaaatcagaaataaaattaggaaaaaactgATTAACATAAAATCAACcataacttttgtttgcaccACTTTACGTGAAATTGACGCACATATTTGTAAGCGGTgacctaaaataaaaatcttcagAAAATACTGCGTCTACTCATCCTAGTTTTACTACCTGCGAATTATCCCGCGTAAATAATGTTCccataaacacaaaataaatgttaatttattttaataaaatttacctaTTCGTAATTTTAAACTGTAATACAATGTTGCATTCAAATTGAGTGCATCGAAAATGTTATCAGCTATtgttaattctaattttatattcacatcACACAATACTTGATCTTCgtcatttaattgaatatatttattaattaatttacaatgaaaaaaaaaattatacataaattcaTTTCTAAATTATCATCCCtacgtttttttataccatgtatatataaaatatacatagtatattaagtttagtcccaagtttgtaacgcttaaaaataatgatgctaggaaaaaaattttgtcataggtgttcataaaatcacctaattagtccatttccggttgtccgtccgtccgtctgtggacacgataactcaaaaacgtaaaaagatatcgagctgaaatttttacagcgtactcaggacgtaaaaagtgaggtcaagttcgtaaatgagcatcataggtcaattgggtcttgggtccgtaggacccatcttataaaccgttagagatagaacaaaagtttaaatgtaaaaaatgtttcttatcaaaaattaaacaacttttgtttgaaacattttttcgtaaacatcactgtttacccgtaagggcgccaattaggcggaaattttataatatgtactatacttgattatcagttatgtatgtgtcacatgtttgtatgtgttatgtgataaagaaatcaacactgactatgcatggtatttcaacaattaactcagtcagttgtttgttttcacttgtttttttaattttttgcttgtatatatatatatgtatatatatatgcatatatatatatatatgactgTGGTTGCAGGTGTTCCAAaatgtttgataataataattatattgttgaCGATAATATCGTTTAGTCAACAAAGAAAATGTTTGTGGATAAAGTAACTCTATCACAGTTATCAGAGGATGTACCATCAATTAGTGAATTTTATGCGGATCAAAACATTCTGATTACGGGCGGTACTGGTTTAATGGGAAAAGTTTTAATTGAGAAATTACTTCGTTCATGTCCAAAAATTAAGGGCATTTGTTTATTATTGCGTTCGAAGAAAAATTATACGGATGAagaaagattaaataaaatgtttaatataccTGTAAGTTTTTATGATATTCCTACGAATAGTAAGGTTGCTGGAAAAATATACTGATGCTTATTAGGGATGACGGATTTGTGATAAAGAGTATTTTCACTTTCTTTTAGTTATTTGACAGATTAAAAGAAGAATATCCAGATTCAAAATCAAAAGTAAAAGTAATTAAAGGAGATGTCAGCGAATTAGAATATGGTTTATCTGATTctgatttgaaatttataattcatgaaATAAACATTGTATTCCATGTGGCAGCATCTGTTCGATTTGATGATTCTTTGAAGGatgctattttaattaatacacgAGGAACTagagaaatgttaaaaatacttaaacgaatgcaaaatttaaaggtaatcaattataataaacacaCATATTGAACATTCAGCAAAATTGCAGACGGGATCACTAATAATTAAATCTGACGACTGACAATATTAACTTCAATGGCTGCAAAGTGCTTTTAACTTTTAACCCCGACAAATGATTCATTAATAATCCAATCAGCTTACGGTTTCACCCCGGAATCTAAcagaataagctgaatttttgtataaaccATTATTTTGATACCACAAATGTTGTCTTCACAAAAGTCACATAGGGTCACGCGTGCGCTCAGATATTCAAGGTTGTTAATACTTTATagataataaactattattttggcatcctaaataacatattttaatgatttttaacgCATGGCGTACAAAATGGCAGACTGAAAACCGCGGTCacttttttcggtttttcttatttatctcaaaaactaaatgttctatgaaaaaagtttcatacaaaagttgtagataattaagttaactacaatttttgtaaaactctGATTGATTACTTGTTTGATCAcgaattatatagttttttctgTGATTAGGTTTTCCTGTATACCTCAACCACTTATTGTAATATTGATAAAGACGTAGACGCAATCGAAGAAAGAGTTTATAAGGCAACAACGGATTGGAAAACTATGATTAAAGCAGCTGAAAATATGGATGAATATGTGCtcaattttcttgaatcaaaGTATGTTACTTGCAAAGTTTGCTTAAATTGAGGATTATAAAtgactttaataaattcatataattttagaattttaaataagtatccCAACAcgtatactttttcaaaaaatcttgcTGAAGAAGTTATCTTTGAAAGTTGTGAAGATATACCAACAGTTATATTTCGTCCTACAGTcggtaaatttttaagttattatttgatttgattttttaaaatgtttatggacagcattttgtaaaaaaatgtgtacACATTTGAATAGCATAGTTTTTCTACATATAGGTACATCTGAATGTTTATATGCTTGCCAATGGCAACAACGAGCGTTCCCGAATTATTACGGTGACATATACTGGATCATATACCTTATATCATACCAATTATAGAGGGTCTCTTCTTTAAGTTGACATaattgaaactcgaaaaataagttttatcgataaaaattcttcaagCAATAAATGTTGGGTctataggcgcacatcttacgcagacattaaacttaatgatctagattttaatgtcaatgaaaagctcactctaatccataactggtaatcgttagatgaacactttaaattagaaagttgttattgattaaaacagtaacattttttgttcgatacAATTTTCTGCAAACCGTACGGTTTAGGCAAAAAGGGACTGAAGAGTTTTTGCCAAAGTtatttcgtatcaaaattgttatttcatataattgtttctacaaaatctaggcactcttcgaaaaaaaaatttccaataaatccaataatagtggttcattttttataaagaccatttttgttcaaattgaatgaacaaacgcacaaaaagctagatttttattatcaattactgtctataAACTATTCGgctgataaaaaaatgttttaaacaaaaaatgtttgcatatttataaagaatcaCTTTGTAACATAACGCGTTAATCtaaaaacttagatcgaa
This region includes:
- the LOC123295021 gene encoding fatty acyl-CoA reductase 1-like → MFVDKVTLSQLSEDVPSISEFYADQNILITGGTGLMGKVLIEKLLRSCPKIKGICLLLRSKKNYTDEERLNKMFNIPLFDRLKEEYPDSKSKVKVIKGDVSELEYGLSDSDLKFIIHEINIVFHVAASVRFDDSLKDAILINTRGTREMLKILKRMQNLKVFLYTSTTYCNIDKDVDAIEERVYKATTDWKTMIKAAENMDEYVLNFLESKILNKYPNTYTFSKNLAEEVIFESCEDIPTVIFRPTVVVSSMKEPMPGWIDNYNGPMGLVTGVQTGVLHTVLIDGDKNIDWVPVDIAIKGMITSAWYKALEQTDRNKCLVINSSTSDFVNFNNSVLMNLGISKIVKNPPNQLLWYPFCFYTSNKYLYWFYYVTLHLIPAIFLNVLLKISNQRLKLFKLYRRVFYANMKLAPFMLNEWRFKNDNFKSLHAILKPEDIEKFSIDYSGHSGYIAEQFEIRLEGSIRYLLKEKNFSKATYEKRMFNLKM